GCCTTCGATCAACTCGCGCTGGCCGGCGGCAGTGCCGCCGCCATGCGAACCCATCGCAGGGACGATAAAAGGCTGGGCACCAATCTTTTGAAAGTGCCGCACTACCGCGTGAATGATCTTGGCGATGTTCGCAATCCCGCGACTGCCGGCTGTGATCGCGACCGTCTGGCCCGGCTGGATCTTCGTGCCCAGTTCCAGGCGAGCCAATTCGTTTTCGACCGTGGTCGGAATGTCCTCGACGGTTTGCGAGTCGAATTTTTGGCGAACGCGAAAAATGGCGGGATAGGCGGACATGGTTCAGTACCCAAGGCAAGGGTGAGGCAGGACAGCGGTTCAGTATAGGAGAGCGAGCAGGCGATTTCAGCTTAGGTAGCTGTTGAGCATCTCAGCACAGGGGTTGTCGTCACCCAGGAGGCAAAGTGAGTAGACGAGCATGTTTTTCGCGTCGGACTTGGGCAACTGCTCAAGCGCGTGTAGGACTCGGTCAAATTGATCTGCGGTCACTTCGCGTGTGAGCGGTTCGCCTAAGCCCATGATGACTTTTGCCCGCTGCAGGTCGGCGAATTTTCGCGGGTCGTCCTGCATGGAAGCAAACACTGCGGTGACGACTTGTTGAATGGCAGCCACTTGGGCCCAATCACCCTGTTGAGCCGCACTGGCGATCGCCAAATAAGGAATCAGTGCAAACGACATTGCGCCGCTAGTGAATCCGCAGCGCTGACGGCGCGTGATGTCGTGCCGAGGTCCGTCCTGAAGTGCGCGGGCGAGATGCGGATCCCAGCCTTGAACGATCTTCAAGTGCGCGAGACGGGGATCATCGAGAAATCGGAGCGTGCTCGCCTCATAGTCAGCCTCGGTCACCTTGATGGCAACAATATTCTCGCCCCCCGGCCCGGCGACCAGTTCGGCTGCCACGTCGGGGCTCATGGGACAACCGCTGACATCCGATATGGAATAGAGACCGACGACGAGACCTCGCGCGGCAGCGGCCCGCACAATCGGCCGCATATTCTCGGTAATTGCAGCAGCGGTCGGATTCGGTCCCAGGTTCGTTCCGGGGCGAACAAAAACCACCGCATACCCTAGCTCGGCCAGCACATTTAACAGGTGGTCGTTAGCGGAGCCATCTTCGGGCCGAAGTAAGGCCGTCAGAATCAGGTCGCGTTCGCGTTTCCGTGTGGCATGCGCCGGCAACGGGCGAGCAGCGACGCGAAACCATTCTTCCAGTTCCGCTGGGGTTCGCAAATGTCCTTGTCCCGTTGATGCACCAATGAGGACCGCACCCGCTTCGGCAGTTCCCGAGGTCGTTTCATACGGAAGCGACAACAGGTGCAGGAAAGTCGTGGTCAGCGGGGCATTCAACTGCCGGCGTGGCAAATCGCCGGTGGTGGGGTCGAAGCATGCGACCGTCGAGAATGGATACCTGGCGATGGGGTCTTGGATCAGACCTTGAATGGTCGCGTGCGTAGCAGAGAGCGTCACTGAAAAATCCTTCGTCGCGCCGGGAGAGGACGGGCGCGACGAAGTGTAACTGGTGCTTCCAGCAGTAACTACAGAGTTTAACTACCGAGCAACCGCTCGCTGGACGCCAATGCGATGGTTGGCTTTCAGCGTGATGAGCGTGTCACCGGTGGCAAAATCGACGCCGCGGCGGCCCTGAATATGGTCGGCCCCGGCGCGAAAATCAATTGCCCGGCACGATGTGAGTGTGTGCTGCGAGCGGATAATGGCGGTCGAACTGAGCACCGCAGCGTTAGACGTTTTCATGGCGACTCTCCGCGGGCAGATCGTTCAACAGCGGCCAGCCACCATAAACGGGTGGCACAGCTGGTGCCCGGTCGAGATGCCAATCGTCGTCTTCAGGGGCCAATTCGTCACTCAACCAATAGTGAGCGGCATCTTCGGCCTCTTCCGCATCTTTGTCCAATGCCTCGGCGTCGAAGTCCCAGGTTTCGTTTTCTTCTTCGTCCTGAGCTTCCAGCCGGCCAACGAGAGCGGCAATATAGGGATCAGCCCATGGCAGAAGTTCTTTCGCTGGCAGGAATGCATCGCCTTCAGCGGCCGTTTCAAGGAGTTGGACGTTGTAGTTCGGCTTACGCATGTTCGATACTCCTGCTCTGTTCCTGGGGGGAAGCTTCGATGGTCAGCCAAATTGCAAGTGGCGGGCCAAAGTACGATCGAATCTTCAACAGCGGTCCCAAATGCCGCTCCATCTGCGAAAAACGCTTGTTTGGCCAGCGTCGCCGCGGTCCATTTTTTCACTCTGCCGCCGGACTAACCGGTCCAACCGGAACACATCCAGCAGGCTGGTTGAAAAGGATACAAACGGCTTCCTTAATTGCCAGACGCAGGCCGAAGCGGAAGAGTTCGCTATCAGCTACCTAACTTGCGCAAACCCGCGGAACGTACCAAACAGGTTTTTCTGTAAGGTCTTCGTCGGCGACCGGTAATTCTCGTAGGCTCCTTGGCAAACTTAGTTCACATTGGCCCCGGATGCTGGCGCGTCGGCGAGTCATTCTATGACTCGCATTCTCAGTCACGGAGTGACTGAGCTACGGGGAGCGAGTCATGGAATGACTCGTCTACGGTTAGGACGCTTCGCTTGCGGGATCGTCACAACCGACTGGCAATAGGCAAGTTGCGGTGTTCGCGAAGGGCCGGAAAGATTGACTACTGTACGGCTGTACTTAGAATGCAGCAGACGTTTGTTCCCCTCAGCAAAAAAGGTTCCAGACATGTCGGAACGTTGGCTGGTTGCTTTGCCCGTTTTCAACGAGGTGAAACACGTCGATCGCGTACTCGACGAAGTGCTGAAATACTGTCGCGAAGTGCTTGTGATCGACGATGGTTCCACCGATGGAACTGCCGAGGTCCTCGCCCGTCGGAAAGACGTTCGAGTCCTCACCCATCCGCAAAATCGCGGTTACGGTGGCGGTTTGATCTCGGCTTTCGAATACGCGCACAAACACGGTTTCGATAAGCTCGTGACCATCGACTGCGATGGCCAGCACGAACCCAAGCGAATTCCGCTGTTCTTCGAAAGTTGCACGCCGGACGTCGATATCGTCTCTGGCAGCCGCTATCTACGGCAATTCAAAGATGACAACGCCGCCCCGGAACAACGGCGGCGGATCAACGAAGTCATCACCGAAGAAGTGAATCGTCGGCTGGGAATGGAACTGACCGATGCGTTCTGCGGCTTCAAGTGTTACCGCGTCGCGGCCGTTCATAAACTGGCGATTACCGAAACCGGCTATTCGATGCCGCTCGAACTGTGGGTGCAGGCTGCGTATGCCCGCCTGCGGATCAAGGAAGTGCCCGTGCCACGCATTTATCTCGATGAGAAACGCTCGTTCGGCGGTGCGCTCGACGATGGTGACGTGCGGCTGCACTATTACTACCTGACGCTGAACCGCGCGATTGCGGCAGCGGAAGCGCAGGGTCTGGCCCGCGATCCAATGATGACGGGGAACTGCTGGCTGTGAACGATCCGGCGGAAACTGCCATCCGCCGGCGGCATCTCCGTGCCCCGCAAGGGGATGAAGAGTCATTAATCGAGCCGGCACTGAATGAAGTGCCGGCTTTAGTTGCGCGCAATCGGCGAGGCCTCGGCCGATCTGACTCAGCGAGCATCTTTGGCTCGCCCCTGGCTGACTTCCGTTCCGAGGCGAGAGTAAATCTGGCCGCCGCCGCCAGGCAATACACTTCGGCATATCGCGATGTCTCTGCTCCCACGTTTTCGCCGGAAACGAACATCGTCCTCGCCGGCCACCAGCCCGAACTTTTCCATCCGGGCGTCTGGTTGAAAAACTTTGTCCTCAGCGAGATCGCCCGTCAGCCCAATACGCTGTCGATTAATTTGACGGTCGACAATGACACTGCTGGTAGCGCGTCGATTCGCATTCCCGCTGGCTCTCGCGAAAACCCGCATTACGAAGAAGTGCCGATCGACGAGCCAGGCGAGAACATCCCGTTTGAAGAGCGGCGTATTGTTTCCGCACAGGCAGTGCGCGATTTTGCTGTGCGATTGCGCCAAAAGTTTGATCCCAGCCAATGGTTCAAAACAGGCCACTCCCCTGCCCTGCTCGTCGATCAACTTTGGAAGTACCTTGAGTTGCCGAAGAATGGTGATACGCCTTTTCCACTCGGCGAAACGCTTGCTCGGGCCCGCCATCGTCTGGAGCAAGACTTTGGTCTGAGCACGTTGGAACTGCCGCTGAGTCATGTCGTTTGCACGTTCGAATTCCGCTCGTTTGCCCTGCATCTATTCTTGAACCTTCCTCGCCTGCGCGAAGTCTATAACCGTTCGCTCGACGAATATCGCGAGGTGAACAAGATTCGCAGCTACAGTCATCCTGTTCCGGCACTTGAAGCTGGCGCAGATTGGTTCGAAGCTCCCTTCTGGATCTGGACTGCCGAGAACCCCCGCCGTCAACGTTTGTTCGTTCACCAACAGCACGCGGCGAATGGCGAAGTCACTTTAAAAATTTCGAATGGCAACCAGCAAGAGTGGAAACTGAGCGGTCGCGAAAGTGATTTTTCGCTGGTCGAACAATGGGAAGCTCTGGAATCGCGCGGAGTAAAAATTCGTCCGCGGGCCTTGATCACCACCATGTATGCCCGCTTGATTCTCCGCGATCTGTTCATTCACGGCATTGGCGGCGCGAAATACGACGAACTTACCGATGTCATCATTCGCCGTTTCTTTCACATCGAACCCCCTGCCTATCTGACGGTTACGGGAACCGTCCGTTTGCCCATCGATAGGCCGCCAGTGACAGCCGACGACTTGCGGCGCGAGAAGCGATTGCTCCGTGACACCGAATATCGCCCCGAAGCCTTTTTAGGAGAGTTGGCGGAACCGCTGCGGCCCGAGTTCGCAGCAGCAAGCAAGCAGCGCGACGAACTTCTCGAAAGCCGTCAGTTCGATTTTCGCCGCGTGCCGAAAGAAACGCATCATCAACTCGACACGCTCCGTAGTGACCTGGCGAATATGCTCTCGGGCGTTCGTCAAAGCCATGCCGAAAAACTTGCTCAGACGCAGCAACAACTGACGCACAAGAAAATCCTCGGCAGTCGCGAGTTCAGTTTTGTGTTGTTTCCCGCGGATGAATTGCCGGAGACGTTAGCGAAAATGGCAACGGGCCCATTGAGCCCGAAGCGTTAGCCCCCGGAGAGTTCCGAACCAGCATTCGATGAAATCTCCGGGCGCTAACGCTTCCGGCTCATCATCAGGCGTCTGATTTGCCAACTTGCCACTCCGTGCGTTTCGCCCATTCTTCGGCAGGCAAGTAGATCAAATCGACGGCTGGGTCTTTCACGTCGGGATAAGTTTCCGGATCGCGCAACTCTTTCGCCAACCGGCGTTTCAGTTCGTCGTAGGCCGCGGCTATGGCCGGATGCGCACGCAGATAATCGCGAAACAAGAGCGGATAGCGCTGATTTCGTCGGCCAGCGATACGCACGTGCGTATTCGTCGGCCGCTCTCCCACCGGTGCACGAAAGAACCATTTCTGCCAATCGGTTGCCGGCGATTCATCTCCCGGAGGTCGGTGGTCACCGGTGATGTGCGCTGCCTGCGCATAACCAAGCGCGAGCAAGCCTTGGCGGAGATCTTCGCTGAACTCGGCTGCGGTGATTTGCACGTCAATGACATCTTTGGCCGCCAGTCGTGGCACTGCGGTCGAGCCGATGTGATCGATCCGGAGTGCCAACTCGCTCAGCAGACAACGCAACTTGGTGGCGAGGCGTTGAAACTCAGCGGGCCACTCGGGGCGGTAGTCTACGATCTCGATCATTGCTAGATCGTCGCGGCCAGTTGTTCGCCCGCGGGGCGCTGGGCGGGTTGCTTGCCGCTGTTGAGCGACTTCTGCCAATCGACGGCGAGCATGACGCAGTTGATGCCGCTGCCGATGCCGAGCATGGCGACGTGCTCTTGGGGTTGGATGAAGCCTTGCTCGACGGCGAGGGCCATGGTGATGGGCAAGGCCACGCTGCCGGTGTTGCCGAGCCACGGGAACGTGCAGAAGTCGCGCTCGGGCGAAAGCTCCAGCGACTGCAGCATCATCTTGCGATGCGTACCTCCCACTTGATGACAAATGGAGCGATGCACGTCGTCGCTCGACCAGCCTGATTCGGCCATGAAGTCGAAGTAGGTCTCTTTGCCCGTCGCGAGACCACCGGCGAGCAGTTTTTCGCTATCGGTCTGCATCAGCAGGGCCGAACTGCCACCTTGATCTTGAATGCCACCTTCGCACAGCTTGTAGTGCTGCGAATGCGAGCGAACCGCGGCGGCCGTCAAGCGATTCTGCGTTTTGCTGATGCTCTTATGTGTGAGCAACACAGCCGCGCTGGCGGAACCAATGGTGAGCGAAGCGATAGCCGACTTCACGGTTTCTCGCGTGAGGGACTGATCGGCATTGAGAGCCGCGATCGTACTCTCGACCAGATGCCGGCTATCTTCGGTGCCGACGACAAGTCCTGCGTCGATTTGCCCCAGTTCAATCAAGTTGGCAATCTGCACCATGCCCGAGAGGAGCCCGAGGCAGGCATTGGAAACGTCGTACGTCTGGCAACGTTCGGGCAGGCCCAGGTGATGATGCACCCGGCAAGCAGTGGCCGGTTCGAGATAGTCGCGGCACACCGAGCCGTGAATGAGTGCGCCGATGCGCTGAGGATCGATGCCCGCATTCGCGATGGCCCGCTGGCCACTGACGATGCTCTGTTCGCTTGGCCGCATGCCGCGCGGCCACAGCCTGCGCTCGCGAATGCCGCTGATGAGTTCCAGCCGACCTTCCGGCAACCGCAGCCGCTGATAGAGCGGAGCGAGGCGAGTTTCGATTTCATCGCTCGACAGCACTTCGTCAGGGATCGAGTAACCGAAGGCTTCCAAGCAAACGTGCTGATAACGCATGACGGTCCAGAGTAAGCGATTCGTATTCAGGAAACCCGAAGCGTCAGTAAGGATTAATCGCCGCAGGACGCTCGTCTTTATTATCGCCTGTCGTACAACTTGGTAAATGGCCGATTCCCTGGCATTGCCGAACATTTACACGCTGGAAACATAGATCTGGCTGGCGGCGGCGGCCTACTTCGAGCCAATCGGCAGCAAGGCTGGCGTGGAACGCCGCAGTTGTCCGCAGGCAGCGTCGATCTCGGCACCCTTCCGCTGGCGGAACTTGATGTTGATGCCCCCTTCGAGCAGGATGTCGCGAAAGCGATTCACGGCCGAGGCAGAAGGAGTTTGATACGGCAGCCCGGCGACCGGATTGTAAGGAATCACGTTCAAGAGGGCGGTCCGCTTGGCGAGCAGCGCGACGAGTTGCTTTGCATGTTGAGGCTGGTCGTTGATGCCGGCCAGCAACACGTATTCGAACGTCAAGCGGCGGCCCGAGACTTCGAAGTATCGATCGGCGGCGGCAATCACTTCGTCGAGGCCAATATTCTTATTCACCGGCACAATCTGATTGCGTAGTTCGTCGTTCGGTGCGTGCAGCGAAACCGCCAGATGATAGCGAGCGTTCCGTTCGCACAGTTGATGCAACTGCTTCGGCAGGCCGACGGTCGAAATCGTAATTCGCCGATGGCTGATTCCCAGTCCATCATCGGCTGAAGCTTCATCGAGCGCGAGCAGGACATTATCGAGGTTGGCGAGGGGCTCCCCCATGCCCATGACGACGATGTGACTCAGCCGTTCTTCGGCCGGCAGCAAGCGTTGGAGGAGCAACATCTGCTCGATGATTTCTGCAGCCGTCAGATTGCGATCGACGCCGTCGAGTCCGCTGGCGCAGAAGACGCAGCCCATCGCACAGCCCACCTGGCTGCTGATGCAAATGCTGCGGCGGTCGCCATCGCGGAGCAAGACGCACTCGATTCTTCCGGGTACTCCCGGCAAAGAACCGGCACCCGGTAACTCCAGCAGCAGTTTTTCGGTGCCATCCGCCGATTGCTGATGCTTCACCACCTGGGCCGTCCAGAGTTGCCAATCGGCGGCCAGTTCTTCCCGCAGCTTTTTCGGCAGGTCGTTCATCTCGCCGAAGTCTTTGGCGCGGCGTTCGAAGACCCATTTGCGAATTTGCGCGGCGCGATAGGCTGGATAGCCTTTTTCGGCGAGCCAGGACTTGAGCGGGGCAGGATTCGGGTCGAGCAGTGAGTGCATCCCTCTATTCTGACACGCCGACCGGTTTTATCCCAGGGCTTAAATCTCCATCCGTAGTTCAGTCACTCCGTGACTGAGTTAGCAGGGTTTCGGAGAAACCCTGACTACGGAAGTGCGGCCTGAATTGCCGCGATTTTCTCGGCTAATTTGCCGCTGGCGAGATCTGCCTGAAAGCTTTCCAGGTCGGCGTAGACCGCATGGCTGCAGTATTTGATCGTCCAGTTCAGCACGAGCGGGCTGATGGCGATGACCACGCGGTTCGCCCGCCAGGCTTCCCACATTTCGATGGCGGTCCCCATCGAAGCCTCTGGCACGAAGGCAATCAGCACGTCGATTTGCCCGCAAAGCCGATTGTGGAACAGGAACACTTCGCGGGCGCGATCCTCGGTGTAATCGAGCGACAACTGATGATCGGCCAGCGGGTCGTAGACTTCGGCCCCAGGCAAATGCTGCTCGAGCAACTGCCGCAGTTGACCGCGATAACCCTGATAGTGCATCACGGCCCCCAGATGCGAGCCCTGCATGATGCCAGCGAGAAAGATTCGCACGAACGACGCTCCTGTTTCACGGCCACTTGGAAGGCTGTCTATAATACCGGCCGAAGTGCGGAATGCGGAGTTCGGAATGCGAAGCAAAAAACTCTGCATGTCCACCGGCATTCGCATTTCATTTCGCAATCCGAACTCCGAATTCCCCACTCGCAAGTCTGCCATGGCAAAAAAGATCACCGCTACAGCCTCCCTTGCCCTCCCTTCTCCCGATCTCTCTCGCGCTGAAAGGCTGATCCTCGATCTGCTGGCCATTCCGGGCAAGAGTGGCGAAGAAGGGAAGGTCGCGGAGTTCATTCGCAAGCAATTGCTGGCAGCAGGGGCTGATGAAAAGGCGATCGTGTTCGATAACTCGAACCGCAGCACGCTCATCAAGGGTGAGATCGGCAACTTGATTTTTAAATTGCCCGGCACGAAGAAAGCTCCGCGACGGATGTTGTCGGCCCATATGGACACGGTGCCGATTTGCGTCGGTTGCCAGCCTATGGTCGAGGGGAATTATGTGAAGTCGGCCAATCCGGTGACCGGTCTCGGCGGCGACGATCGCGCGGGAGTGGCCACGGTCTTAACCGCGGCGTTAGAAATCCTGCGCAACAAGTTGCCTCATCCGCCACTGACGTTCTGCTGGTTCATTCAAGAAGAGATTGGCCTACAAGGTTCGCGCTGCTTGCAGGTGCCGCTGCTCGGCAAACCGGCGATGGCCTTCAATTGGGACGGCGGTGCAGCGGACAAATTGAACATCGGCGCGACTGGCGGCTACCGTATGGACATCAAGATCGATGGCCAGGCCAGCCATGCGGGCGTTGCTCCCGAGCGCGGCATCAGCGCGATCGCGATTGCTTCGATTGCGATTGCCGAACTGCAGCGCAACGGCTGGCATGGGTTGGTGGTTAAGGGAAAGAATCGCGGCACAAGCAACGTCGGCTTCATTCATGGCGGCGAAGCGACGAACGTCGTGACTGACCTCGTCACGCTCAAGGCTGAAGCCCGCAGCCACGATCCGAAGTTCCGCGCCAAGCTCATCAAGGAGATCGAACAAGCCTTCCAGCGCGCGGCCAAGGAAGTGACCAGCAGCGAAGGGAAACGCGGGAAGGTGACGATCGAAGGTCGCCTCGATTACGAATCATTCAAACTCGCAACCGATTCCCCCTGCGTACAATTGGCTGGTGAGGCGGTGCGGGCGATTGGCCGCGAACCGATTCACGCTATCAGCAATGGCGGCGTCGATGCCAACTGGACCAACCTGCATGGCATTCCCACGGTTACCCTGGGCTGCGGGCAGATGAACGTCCACATGACCAGCGAAATGCTGGACCTAAGCATGTATCGTGCTGCGTGTCAGATTGCCTTGCACCTGGCGACGGCATAACTCGCCCGGCGTGGTGGGCAGCAAAGGAAAAAGGGAATTGCCATGAACGTGGACGAAGAACTTTGCCTTTGCTTTCACATCACACGGCGGAAAGTCGTCAATTACATCCGTATTGAGAAGCCCAAGCGCCCGGCCCAGCTGGCCGATTGTTTTGGAGCTGGCACTGGCTGCGGCTGGTGTCGCCCGTTTCTCGAACGGCTCTTCGAACAGGCGGTCCTCAAAGGAGAGACTGCCATCGATTTTCCCGATGCGGCCGAATATGCGCAAATGCGGGCCA
Above is a window of Anatilimnocola aggregata DNA encoding:
- the rlmN gene encoding 23S rRNA (adenine(2503)-C(2))-methyltransferase RlmN — protein: MHSLLDPNPAPLKSWLAEKGYPAYRAAQIRKWVFERRAKDFGEMNDLPKKLREELAADWQLWTAQVVKHQQSADGTEKLLLELPGAGSLPGVPGRIECVLLRDGDRRSICISSQVGCAMGCVFCASGLDGVDRNLTAAEIIEQMLLLQRLLPAEERLSHIVVMGMGEPLANLDNVLLALDEASADDGLGISHRRITISTVGLPKQLHQLCERNARYHLAVSLHAPNDELRNQIVPVNKNIGLDEVIAAADRYFEVSGRRLTFEYVLLAGINDQPQHAKQLVALLAKRTALLNVIPYNPVAGLPYQTPSASAVNRFRDILLEGGINIKFRQRKGAEIDAACGQLRRSTPALLPIGSK
- a CDS encoding GrpB family protein; the protein is MIEIVDYRPEWPAEFQRLATKLRCLLSELALRIDHIGSTAVPRLAAKDVIDVQITAAEFSEDLRQGLLALGYAQAAHITGDHRPPGDESPATDWQKWFFRAPVGERPTNTHVRIAGRRNQRYPLLFRDYLRAHPAIAAAYDELKRRLAKELRDPETYPDVKDPAVDLIYLPAEEWAKRTEWQVGKSDA
- a CDS encoding dihydrodipicolinate synthase family protein, which codes for MTLSATHATIQGLIQDPIARYPFSTVACFDPTTGDLPRRQLNAPLTTTFLHLLSLPYETTSGTAEAGAVLIGASTGQGHLRTPAELEEWFRVAARPLPAHATRKRERDLILTALLRPEDGSANDHLLNVLAELGYAVVFVRPGTNLGPNPTAAAITENMRPIVRAAAARGLVVGLYSISDVSGCPMSPDVAAELVAGPGGENIVAIKVTEADYEASTLRFLDDPRLAHLKIVQGWDPHLARALQDGPRHDITRRQRCGFTSGAMSFALIPYLAIASAAQQGDWAQVAAIQQVVTAVFASMQDDPRKFADLQRAKVIMGLGEPLTREVTADQFDRVLHALEQLPKSDAKNMLVYSLCLLGDDNPCAEMLNSYLS
- a CDS encoding 3-oxoacyl-ACP synthase III, whose translation is MRYQHVCLEAFGYSIPDEVLSSDEIETRLAPLYQRLRLPEGRLELISGIRERRLWPRGMRPSEQSIVSGQRAIANAGIDPQRIGALIHGSVCRDYLEPATACRVHHHLGLPERCQTYDVSNACLGLLSGMVQIANLIELGQIDAGLVVGTEDSRHLVESTIAALNADQSLTRETVKSAIASLTIGSASAAVLLTHKSISKTQNRLTAAAVRSHSQHYKLCEGGIQDQGGSSALLMQTDSEKLLAGGLATGKETYFDFMAESGWSSDDVHRSICHQVGGTHRKMMLQSLELSPERDFCTFPWLGNTGSVALPITMALAVEQGFIQPQEHVAMLGIGSGINCVMLAVDWQKSLNSGKQPAQRPAGEQLAATI
- a CDS encoding M20/M25/M40 family metallo-hydrolase, producing MRSKKLCMSTGIRISFRNPNSEFPTRKSAMAKKITATASLALPSPDLSRAERLILDLLAIPGKSGEEGKVAEFIRKQLLAAGADEKAIVFDNSNRSTLIKGEIGNLIFKLPGTKKAPRRMLSAHMDTVPICVGCQPMVEGNYVKSANPVTGLGGDDRAGVATVLTAALEILRNKLPHPPLTFCWFIQEEIGLQGSRCLQVPLLGKPAMAFNWDGGAADKLNIGATGGYRMDIKIDGQASHAGVAPERGISAIAIASIAIAELQRNGWHGLVVKGKNRGTSNVGFIHGGEATNVVTDLVTLKAEARSHDPKFRAKLIKEIEQAFQRAAKEVTSSEGKRGKVTIEGRLDYESFKLATDSPCVQLAGEAVRAIGREPIHAISNGGVDANWTNLHGIPTVTLGCGQMNVHMTSEMLDLSMYRAACQIALHLATA
- a CDS encoding (2Fe-2S)-binding protein; protein product: MNVDEELCLCFHITRRKVVNYIRIEKPKRPAQLADCFGAGTGCGWCRPFLERLFEQAVLKGETAIDFPDAAEYAQMRAKYVRAGGGTPPPGATPIDEAETD
- a CDS encoding glycosyltransferase family 2 protein, whose product is MSERWLVALPVFNEVKHVDRVLDEVLKYCREVLVIDDGSTDGTAEVLARRKDVRVLTHPQNRGYGGGLISAFEYAHKHGFDKLVTIDCDGQHEPKRIPLFFESCTPDVDIVSGSRYLRQFKDDNAAPEQRRRINEVITEEVNRRLGMELTDAFCGFKCYRVAAVHKLAITETGYSMPLELWVQAAYARLRIKEVPVPRIYLDEKRSFGGALDDGDVRLHYYYLTLNRAIAAAEAQGLARDPMMTGNCWL